A genomic region of Kribbella sp. NBC_00382 contains the following coding sequences:
- a CDS encoding ArsR/SmtB family transcription factor, whose amino-acid sequence MSKQKDVGCCTPISEAALDSAGATEGAAVFKALADPIRLRLMSMIASADGEICVCDLTGQFDVSGPTISHHLRVLREAGLVDCERRGTWVYYWPMRERLQWVSALLATPAKVHA is encoded by the coding sequence ATGTCGAAACAAAAGGACGTCGGATGCTGTACGCCGATCTCCGAAGCTGCCCTTGATTCCGCCGGAGCGACCGAGGGTGCGGCGGTCTTCAAGGCGCTGGCCGATCCGATCCGGCTCCGGCTGATGTCGATGATCGCGTCCGCCGACGGCGAGATCTGCGTCTGCGACCTGACCGGCCAGTTCGACGTGAGCGGTCCGACCATCTCCCACCACCTTCGGGTGCTCCGTGAGGCCGGGCTCGTGGATTGCGAACGGCGCGGCACCTGGGTCTACTACTGGCCGATGCGCGAACGACTGCAATGGGTCTCCGCTCTGCTTGCTACGCCGGCCAAGGTTCACGCCTGA
- a CDS encoding arsenate reductase ArsC: MSKPVVLFVCVHNAGRSQMAAGWLRSLAGDAVEVRSAGSEPRDQINPVAVEAMREVGIDITGAVPQLLETETVRGSDVVITMGCGDACPIFPGKRYEDWELTDPAGQPIEVVREVRDDIRGRVEKLIGELSRA, encoded by the coding sequence GTGAGTAAGCCTGTCGTCTTGTTCGTCTGCGTCCACAACGCCGGTCGGTCTCAGATGGCCGCTGGATGGCTTCGATCGCTTGCAGGGGATGCGGTTGAGGTTCGATCGGCCGGATCCGAGCCGCGCGATCAGATCAACCCGGTCGCCGTTGAGGCGATGCGCGAGGTCGGCATCGACATCACCGGGGCGGTACCGCAACTGCTCGAAACCGAGACGGTCCGTGGAAGCGACGTCGTCATCACCATGGGCTGCGGCGACGCCTGCCCGATCTTTCCCGGCAAGCGGTATGAAGACTGGGAACTCACCGATCCGGCCGGTCAGCCGATCGAGGTCGTCCGCGAGGTTCGCGACGACATCCGCGGTCGGGTCGAGAAGCTCATCGGAGAACTCTCTAGAGCCTGA
- a CDS encoding MIP/aquaporin family protein — translation MSGAAPLWRRAVAEAVGTGLLVTVVVGSGIAASALSPSDVGLQLLENSFATALGLAVLILMLGPVSGAHLNPVVSAVDWWLGRRTGKGLTPRELTAYVPAQVVGAVAGAVLANLMYAKAAVSWATTDRSTGHLWLGEVVATAGLVVLIFALGWSGRAAVAPAAVGAYIGAAYWFTSSTSFANPAVSIGRAFSDTFAGIAPGSVPGFIVAQLFGAVVGVGLLAVLYPDAGQAADTIVTPHADTTGATT, via the coding sequence GTGAGCGGCGCTGCGCCGTTGTGGCGGCGAGCGGTGGCCGAGGCAGTCGGTACTGGGCTACTGGTGACTGTCGTTGTCGGGTCCGGCATCGCGGCGTCGGCCTTGTCTCCGAGTGACGTCGGCTTGCAGTTGCTGGAGAACTCCTTTGCGACGGCACTCGGGCTCGCTGTGCTGATCCTGATGCTCGGGCCGGTGTCCGGTGCGCACCTCAACCCTGTTGTCTCGGCCGTCGACTGGTGGCTCGGGCGCCGTACCGGCAAGGGCCTGACTCCGCGCGAGCTCACCGCCTACGTCCCCGCGCAGGTCGTCGGGGCGGTCGCGGGAGCCGTACTGGCTAATTTGATGTACGCCAAGGCTGCGGTGTCTTGGGCGACGACAGATCGCAGTACCGGGCATCTGTGGCTTGGCGAGGTGGTTGCGACTGCGGGACTCGTCGTACTGATCTTCGCTCTCGGCTGGTCGGGGCGAGCTGCCGTTGCGCCCGCCGCTGTCGGTGCGTACATCGGAGCGGCGTACTGGTTCACTTCGTCGACCTCGTTCGCCAACCCGGCTGTGAGTATCGGGCGAGCGTTCAGTGACACCTTTGCCGGGATCGCGCCTGGATCCGTGCCGGGATTCATCGTCGCGCAACTCTTCGGGGCCGTGGTCGGCGTTGGTCTTCTTGCCGTGCTGTATCCCGATGCCGGCCAGGCCGCCGACACGATCGTCACCCCACACGCCGACACCACCGGAGCCACCACGTGA
- a CDS encoding GNAT family N-acetyltransferase — translation MDIREELPGDGQVVRGIHLQAFGDHGLVVADMVDALRDTTTAAGRLSLVAEQDVQVVGHVMFTSGLLDADRRLVEVYVLSPLAVMAEFHRRGIGAALVRYGLGILAEKAVPLVWLEGDPRYYMRFGFMPGDGRGFRKPSLRIPDDAFQVITLPAYEPWMTGTLVYPDAFWRYDAVGLRSPEAEARNSPAVTQAAADPRTSGR, via the coding sequence ATGGACATTCGCGAGGAGCTTCCGGGTGATGGCCAGGTGGTGCGGGGCATCCACCTGCAGGCGTTCGGTGACCATGGTCTCGTCGTCGCTGACATGGTTGACGCCCTGCGGGACACCACCACGGCCGCGGGTCGGCTCTCGCTGGTCGCTGAGCAGGATGTGCAGGTTGTCGGGCATGTGATGTTCACCAGCGGCTTGCTCGATGCCGATCGGCGGCTGGTTGAGGTGTACGTGCTCAGTCCGTTGGCGGTGATGGCCGAGTTTCATCGGCGCGGTATCGGGGCGGCCTTGGTGCGGTACGGGCTGGGGATCCTCGCCGAGAAGGCGGTTCCGCTCGTCTGGCTGGAGGGCGATCCGCGGTACTACATGCGTTTCGGCTTCATGCCTGGTGATGGCCGGGGCTTCCGGAAGCCGTCCCTGCGTATCCCTGACGACGCCTTCCAGGTCATCACGCTCCCGGCGTACGAGCCATGGATGACTGGGACGCTCGTCTATCCGGATGCGTTCTGGCGGTATGACGCAGTCGGTCTGCGCAGCCCTGAGGCCGAGGCGAGGAATAGTCCAGCGGTGACGCAAGCCGCAGCCGACCCGAGGACCAGCGGGCGGTAG
- a CDS encoding HD domain-containing protein, translating into MIVLNDLAVPATTASTAALELASAYQSPALQSHSLRVWVWAAAYAGEHDIEYDAELLFVAAMFHDISLVPEFDNHTLSFEEAGGHIARVFAAGAGWPPARRDRLAEVIVRHMWPEVDATTDPEGHLISRAAGLDIAGKNADDFTPAFRAEVLAQYPRLDLVDEFLTCFQSQATRKPTSTPARAVASNLATRMTTNPLDT; encoded by the coding sequence ATGATCGTTTTGAATGACCTCGCTGTTCCCGCTACGACTGCCTCGACGGCGGCCCTCGAGCTCGCCTCGGCGTACCAGTCGCCGGCCCTGCAGAGCCACTCGCTGCGGGTATGGGTGTGGGCGGCGGCGTACGCCGGTGAGCATGACATCGAGTACGACGCGGAGCTGCTGTTCGTGGCCGCCATGTTCCACGACATCAGCCTGGTACCGGAGTTCGACAACCACACCCTCTCCTTCGAAGAGGCCGGCGGCCACATCGCCCGAGTCTTCGCCGCCGGCGCCGGCTGGCCCCCCGCCCGCCGCGACCGCCTGGCCGAAGTCATCGTCCGCCACATGTGGCCCGAGGTCGACGCAACCACCGACCCCGAAGGCCACCTCATCTCCCGAGCAGCCGGCCTGGACATCGCCGGCAAGAATGCCGACGACTTCACCCCGGCCTTCCGCGCCGAAGTCCTGGCCCAGTACCCCCGCCTGGACCTGGTCGACGAGTTCCTGACCTGCTTCCAATCCCAAGCCACCCGCAAACCCACCAGCACCCCCGCCCGAGCAGTAGCCTCCAACCTCGCCACCCGAATGACCACCAACCCCCTCGACACCTGA
- a CDS encoding arsenate reductase/protein-tyrosine-phosphatase family protein has translation MNTERSTLIERARVHAALGDPARLAIVDTLVAGDAAPGELSAVLDLPTNLIAHHLKVLEEAGLVARSRSEGDRRRTYVRLVTEVLESVMTPTLTTAPRVVFVCTANSARSQLAASIWSRRSHIPALSAGTQPAAKPHPRAVSVARKHGLDPAGWRTAHVRDVVERDDLVIAVCDIAYEYLPAESRPRLHWAVPDPAAVDTDAAFEAAYAELADRIDRLAPVLTPTEVPRSRP, from the coding sequence ATGAACACTGAGCGATCGACTCTGATCGAGCGAGCCCGAGTCCATGCCGCGCTCGGCGATCCGGCGCGCCTGGCGATCGTCGACACCCTGGTCGCCGGTGACGCCGCACCCGGCGAGCTGAGCGCAGTACTGGACCTGCCGACGAACCTCATCGCCCATCACTTGAAGGTGCTCGAGGAGGCCGGCCTCGTCGCCCGCTCCCGGTCCGAAGGCGACCGCCGCCGTACGTACGTCCGGCTGGTGACCGAGGTGCTCGAGTCGGTGATGACGCCGACCCTGACGACGGCGCCACGCGTCGTATTCGTCTGTACGGCTAACTCCGCACGCTCGCAGTTGGCCGCGTCGATCTGGTCGCGGCGCAGCCACATCCCTGCCCTATCGGCCGGTACTCAGCCAGCGGCCAAGCCGCATCCCCGAGCCGTAAGCGTCGCCCGCAAGCACGGCCTCGACCCGGCCGGTTGGCGCACGGCTCATGTACGTGACGTGGTCGAGCGGGACGACCTGGTCATTGCTGTCTGCGACATCGCCTACGAGTATCTTCCCGCCGAGTCCCGGCCGCGCCTGCACTGGGCCGTGCCCGATCCCGCGGCGGTCGACACCGACGCGGCGTTCGAGGCCGCCTATGCCGAGCTCGCCGACCGCATCGACCGGTTGGCGCCCGTTCTTACGCCCACCGAAGTACCCAGGAGTCGACCGTGA
- a CDS encoding DMP19 family protein has protein sequence MGIDVWEFYEQYAEEDRSSLNERDRQVLAICDFRQEVNSGGFDSYFRYWGGDTALTAVAGLPRLLGSGWADLLGEAVALFGVPYSLDADDRAEKIDDNSLDATFSDLDKRFYKLEATAGADAKLTEAIGANRG, from the coding sequence ATGGGTATCGATGTCTGGGAGTTTTACGAGCAGTACGCGGAAGAGGACAGGTCTTCGCTGAACGAGCGCGATCGCCAGGTACTCGCGATCTGTGATTTCCGTCAGGAGGTCAACTCGGGCGGATTCGACTCCTATTTCCGGTACTGGGGTGGAGACACGGCGTTGACCGCGGTAGCCGGGCTGCCGCGGCTGCTCGGATCCGGATGGGCCGACCTTCTGGGCGAGGCTGTGGCGCTGTTCGGCGTCCCCTATTCGCTGGACGCCGACGACCGGGCCGAGAAGATCGACGACAACTCCCTCGACGCGACGTTCAGTGACCTCGACAAGCGTTTCTACAAACTGGAAGCCACCGCCGGCGCCGACGCAAAACTCACCGAAGCCATCGGCGCAAACCGAGGCTGA
- a CDS encoding NADP-dependent oxidoreductase, with protein MRAITVRDREAGIGSLALTELPYPHAAENDVIVQVHAAGFTRGELDWPGTWTDRTGRDRTPTVPGHELSGVVVELGYGTTGLTVGQRVFGLADWLRDGSLAEYTAVEARNLAPLPSDIDHVDAAALVISGLTAWQALFDHAQLKPGQTVLIDGVGGAVGAIAVQLAHEAGAQVIGTGRAADEDRAKELGVHKFVTVEELKGAGEVDVVLDVIGGEIRDSATALVRPGGTLVTIADPPAVHPTNGRAIFFVVEPNRDQLIQLAARLRDGSLKPLVNNIRTLAEAPEAFAPTLRGRTIIKVTED; from the coding sequence ATGCGTGCCATCACTGTCCGGGATCGCGAGGCCGGCATCGGCTCACTGGCCCTGACCGAGCTGCCCTACCCCCACGCCGCCGAGAACGACGTCATCGTGCAGGTCCACGCCGCCGGCTTCACCCGCGGAGAGCTGGACTGGCCGGGTACCTGGACCGACCGCACCGGCCGTGACCGCACCCCGACCGTCCCCGGCCATGAGCTGTCCGGCGTGGTCGTCGAGCTCGGCTACGGCACCACCGGTCTCACCGTTGGGCAGCGCGTCTTCGGCCTGGCCGACTGGCTCCGCGACGGTTCGCTGGCGGAGTACACGGCCGTCGAAGCCCGCAACCTGGCTCCGCTCCCCTCCGACATCGACCACGTCGACGCGGCCGCGCTGGTGATCTCCGGCCTGACGGCTTGGCAGGCCCTGTTCGACCACGCCCAGCTGAAGCCTGGCCAGACCGTACTCATCGACGGCGTCGGCGGTGCCGTCGGGGCAATCGCCGTCCAGCTGGCTCACGAGGCAGGCGCCCAGGTCATCGGTACCGGCCGAGCGGCCGACGAGGATCGGGCCAAGGAGTTGGGCGTCCACAAGTTCGTCACCGTCGAAGAGCTGAAGGGCGCCGGCGAGGTCGATGTCGTACTGGACGTGATCGGCGGCGAGATCCGCGACAGCGCCACAGCGCTGGTACGACCCGGTGGCACCCTCGTCACCATCGCCGACCCGCCAGCCGTCCACCCCACCAACGGTCGCGCCATCTTCTTCGTCGTCGAGCCGAACCGCGACCAGCTGATCCAGTTGGCCGCCCGGCTCCGCGACGGCAGCCTGAAGCCGCTCGTCAACAACATCCGCACCCTCGCCGAAGCCCCCGAAGCCTTCGCTCCCACCCTCCGCGGCCGGACGATCATCAAGGTCACCGAGGACTGA
- a CDS encoding MFS transporter, with product MNRTAAAIATDSVIGDRRDGQQRGVVAALAITTTIGYGVLYYAFSALLAPMSHDLRISTTTATGALTTAVLVSAAMAIPVGRWLDTHGGHGVMTTGSLLATVAVLAWSQVQTAAHLYAVFVAIGAASAMVLYQPAFAIIVAVTAPTKRASALLGITLVAGFASSIFIPLTGQLIHAYGWRHALIVLAVVVAAITVPLHAVGLRHTRPVVPAAHHVPRSPARVLRDAGFWLIACAFILHSAALAVMAVHLVTYLTQLGHSPTVAATLTGLLGLLSVTGRIITTVARRWLPITLVAAAIITLQGVAIALLPFIGRTVIGAAVSLVLFGLGFGVASIATPAILLDRYGDQGYATIAGILGTPTTISRATAPLGAAVLASLIGYRPLVLGSAAACVTAGLFLASASGLRRPTASYRQNASG from the coding sequence ATGAACCGCACCGCTGCGGCGATCGCCACCGACTCAGTGATCGGCGATCGCCGCGACGGTCAGCAACGCGGTGTCGTCGCCGCCCTCGCCATCACCACCACCATCGGATACGGCGTCCTGTACTACGCCTTCAGCGCACTCCTCGCCCCGATGAGCCATGACCTCCGGATCTCCACCACCACAGCCACCGGAGCGCTCACCACCGCCGTACTCGTCAGCGCGGCCATGGCAATCCCAGTCGGCCGCTGGCTCGACACCCACGGCGGCCACGGCGTCATGACGACCGGCTCGCTTCTGGCGACCGTCGCAGTACTGGCGTGGTCTCAGGTACAGACTGCAGCTCACCTGTACGCCGTATTCGTGGCGATCGGCGCCGCCTCGGCGATGGTCCTCTACCAACCGGCCTTCGCCATCATCGTTGCCGTCACCGCACCTACGAAGCGCGCCAGCGCTCTCCTGGGCATCACCCTCGTGGCTGGCTTCGCCAGCTCGATCTTCATCCCGCTCACCGGCCAACTCATCCACGCCTACGGATGGCGCCACGCCTTGATCGTCCTGGCCGTCGTCGTCGCCGCGATCACCGTGCCGCTGCACGCTGTGGGGCTCCGCCACACCCGCCCAGTAGTACCCGCTGCCCACCACGTACCCAGGTCGCCTGCCCGGGTACTGCGCGACGCCGGGTTCTGGCTGATCGCCTGCGCCTTCATCCTGCACAGCGCAGCCCTCGCCGTCATGGCAGTCCACCTGGTCACGTACCTGACCCAGCTCGGCCACTCCCCGACCGTCGCCGCGACCCTCACCGGCCTGCTCGGACTCCTGTCGGTCACCGGCCGCATCATCACGACGGTGGCCAGGCGATGGCTACCCATCACACTCGTCGCCGCCGCCATCATCACCCTGCAAGGCGTTGCCATCGCCTTGCTTCCCTTCATCGGCAGGACCGTCATCGGCGCCGCCGTCAGCCTGGTCCTGTTCGGCCTCGGCTTCGGCGTCGCCTCGATCGCCACCCCGGCCATCCTGCTCGATCGCTACGGCGACCAGGGCTACGCCACCATCGCCGGCATCCTCGGCACGCCCACCACCATCAGCCGCGCAACAGCCCCACTCGGCGCAGCCGTCCTGGCTTCGCTCATCGGCTACCGCCCGCTGGTCCTCGGGTCGGCTGCGGCTTGCGTCACCGCTGGACTATTCCTCGCCTCGGCCTCAGGGCTGCGCAGACCGACTGCGTCATACCGCCAGAACGCATCCGGATAG
- a CDS encoding DinB family protein, producing the protein MGFLEYQRATFAWKCSGLDAAGLQKTVGVSTMTLGGMLKHLAYYEDHWFSHRMCGNDRQPIWRDEYWDADPDWEWTTAAQDSPEELHALWQDAVSRSRDLLAATVAEAVLDQPARRSLPDGRTVSARWILVHMIEEYARHNGHADLIRESIDGLVGE; encoded by the coding sequence GTGGGGTTTTTGGAGTATCAGCGGGCGACGTTTGCGTGGAAGTGCTCCGGGCTGGACGCGGCTGGTCTGCAGAAGACTGTGGGCGTGTCGACGATGACGTTGGGTGGGATGCTCAAGCACCTGGCGTACTACGAGGACCACTGGTTCTCTCATCGCATGTGTGGGAACGACCGACAGCCGATCTGGCGAGACGAGTACTGGGATGCGGACCCGGACTGGGAGTGGACCACAGCCGCCCAGGACTCTCCTGAAGAACTCCACGCCCTCTGGCAGGACGCGGTATCGCGCTCCCGCGATCTACTCGCCGCGACTGTCGCGGAGGCCGTCTTGGATCAGCCGGCGCGGCGCAGCCTGCCGGACGGCCGTACCGTCAGTGCCCGCTGGATCCTGGTTCACATGATCGAGGAATACGCCCGCCACAACGGCCACGCCGACCTCATCCGGGAATCGATCGACGGCCTCGTCGGCGAGTGA
- a CDS encoding FAD-dependent oxidoreductase: MSEQNTAAGAAPAGSAGTAAPAGSMGPVVVIGAGPVGLAAAAHLAERGLDFLVLESGPGVAAAIEEWRHVKLFSPWRYDLDSAARRLLSQSGWIEPDLGKLPTGGDLIDSYLAPLTKTPELTDRIRYNAEVSAVTRVGFDRVRTAGRELAPFLIRLADGTEILASAVIDATGTWRRPNVLGGSGIPARGEALVADSIVHALPDVLGRDRDRFAGRRTAVVGAGHSASTTLLDLGELAEQVPGTEIVWVVRGSDQARTYGGGEADELPARGALGSRLKKLVQSGRVELVSNFRTEAASHTTDGRIELTAGTQRVIADTVVNSTGFRPDHDMVSELRLDLDSIMGSTRALAPLIDPNQHSCGTVPPHGVDELTHPEPGYYAIGAKSYGRAPTFLLATGYEQARSVVAALAGDWQEARDVQLDLPETGVCSSNLAYGDTSADTAGGCCGPSPEPVEISAPPTARGLATGISGGLLTVIDNAPTTTQSSCCN, from the coding sequence GTGAGCGAGCAGAACACCGCCGCCGGTGCGGCACCGGCAGGATCCGCGGGAACGGCGGCACCGGCAGGATCGATGGGACCGGTTGTGGTCATCGGTGCGGGACCGGTCGGCCTGGCCGCCGCCGCCCACTTGGCCGAGCGCGGCCTGGACTTCCTCGTACTGGAGTCCGGCCCCGGCGTCGCCGCCGCGATCGAGGAATGGCGGCACGTGAAGCTGTTCAGCCCCTGGCGCTACGACCTCGACAGCGCCGCCCGACGCCTGCTCTCCCAGTCCGGCTGGATCGAGCCCGACCTCGGGAAACTCCCCACCGGCGGCGACCTCATCGACTCCTACCTCGCACCGCTGACCAAGACGCCCGAGCTGACCGACCGGATCCGCTACAACGCCGAGGTCTCCGCGGTGACGCGAGTCGGCTTCGACCGCGTCCGTACTGCGGGCCGAGAACTTGCACCGTTCCTGATCCGCCTGGCCGACGGTACCGAGATCCTCGCCTCCGCCGTGATCGACGCGACCGGCACCTGGCGCCGCCCGAACGTACTCGGCGGATCCGGCATCCCCGCCCGCGGCGAAGCATTAGTTGCAGACAGCATCGTTCACGCCCTGCCCGACGTACTCGGCCGCGACCGTGACCGCTTCGCAGGACGCCGTACTGCGGTAGTCGGCGCCGGCCACTCGGCCTCCACAACGCTCCTCGACCTCGGCGAACTGGCCGAGCAAGTACCCGGCACCGAGATCGTCTGGGTAGTCCGCGGTTCCGATCAAGCCCGTACCTATGGAGGCGGCGAAGCTGACGAACTCCCCGCCCGCGGCGCCCTCGGCAGCCGCCTGAAGAAGCTCGTCCAATCCGGACGAGTCGAACTCGTCAGCAACTTCCGCACCGAAGCCGCCTCCCACACGACCGACGGGCGGATCGAGCTAACCGCCGGCACGCAACGCGTCATCGCCGACACGGTCGTCAACTCCACCGGCTTCCGCCCCGACCACGACATGGTCAGCGAACTGCGCCTGGACCTGGACTCGATCATGGGATCCACCCGAGCCCTGGCCCCGCTCATCGACCCCAACCAGCACTCCTGCGGCACCGTCCCGCCCCACGGTGTAGACGAGCTAACCCACCCCGAGCCCGGCTACTACGCCATCGGCGCCAAGTCGTACGGGCGAGCCCCGACCTTCCTCCTGGCCACCGGCTACGAACAGGCCCGCTCGGTCGTCGCCGCCCTGGCCGGCGACTGGCAAGAAGCCCGAGACGTCCAACTAGACCTCCCCGAAACCGGCGTCTGCTCCTCCAACCTCGCCTACGGCGACACCAGCGCAGACACCGCCGGCGGCTGCTGCGGCCCGTCACCAGAACCCGTCGAAATCTCCGCGCCGCCGACCGCCCGTGGCCTGGCCACGGGCATCAGCGGCGGCCTCCTGACCGTCATCGACAACGCACCAACAACAACCCAGTCGAGCTGCTGCAACTGA
- the folK gene encoding 2-amino-4-hydroxy-6-hydroxymethyldihydropteridine diphosphokinase, producing MTRAVLALGSNLGDQEANLRKALDGLDGYLVKVSGSYWTPPWGDPDQPEYLNAVALVDGDVSADGWLELAHELEQSGGRVRDPVRRYAPRTLDVDVIAVWDGDEQLTQDDPVLTLPHPRAHLRAFVLVPLAEIAPDIDLAGHGPISQLLTTDEVAADVPTVRPGPPLR from the coding sequence ATGACCCGTGCGGTGCTTGCCCTGGGCTCCAATTTGGGCGACCAGGAAGCCAACCTGCGCAAGGCGTTGGACGGGCTCGACGGCTATCTGGTCAAGGTCTCCGGGAGCTACTGGACGCCGCCATGGGGAGATCCGGATCAGCCGGAGTACTTGAACGCCGTCGCCTTGGTTGACGGTGATGTGTCCGCCGACGGCTGGCTCGAACTGGCCCACGAACTCGAGCAATCCGGCGGGCGCGTTCGGGACCCGGTACGCCGGTACGCCCCACGCACCCTGGATGTCGACGTCATCGCGGTGTGGGACGGCGACGAGCAACTAACCCAGGACGACCCGGTACTGACCCTGCCGCACCCCCGTGCGCACCTGCGAGCATTCGTCCTGGTCCCACTCGCCGAGATCGCACCAGACATCGACCTCGCCGGCCACGGCCCCATCAGCCAGCTGCTGACCACGGACGAGGTCGCCGCCGACGTACCAACAGTCCGCCCCGGCCCACCACTCCGCTAA